Part of the Halomarina litorea genome is shown below.
GGTTCTGCCGGTACCACGACTCGCAGGTGAAGCGCGTGAGACTGTACGGGCCGGTCGACACCACTCTGCAGGACCTCGTCTCGGACCCCCGCGGCGTCGAGGTGGAGGTCAAGCCCGGCCCGATGAGCCGACTCGTGGACGTCGAGCGAGCGCTCGACGCCCTCTCGTACCCCGAGGAAGCCACGGGGACCGTCACGCTCGCCGTCGGCGACGACCTCGTTGAGTGGAACGACGGCACCTTCCGACTGGCCGTCGAGGACGGACGGGCGACCTGCGAACGGACCGACGGGGCCCCCGACGTCCGGGTCGACGTCGGGACGCTCTCGCAGGTGGCAGTCGGCTATCACGCCGTCGAGGACGCGCGGCTGTACGGGGACCTGTCGGTCGAGGACGAGGGTGCCGCGGAGACGCTGGCGGCGCTGTTCCCGCCCGAGGGGACGTTCCTGCGCGAGGGGTTCTGAATCGGGGGTCGGCCCGCGCTCAGACGAAGCGCATCAGCAGGCCGACGAGGATGAGCAGGAGGCCGAGGCCGCTGGTCGCGGGTTCGGGGAACACGAGCAGGACGACGCCGATGGCGATGACGAGTGTCGAGGCGCGCATACCTCCCCTGTCGGACGCCTGCAAGGAGTAGTTTCCGG
Proteins encoded:
- a CDS encoding transporter is translated as MRASTLVIAIGVVLLVFPEPATSGLGLLLILVGLLMRFV